A segment of the Actinomycetota bacterium genome:
TCCAGCGGCTACTGGCCGCTGGGCCTGTGCGTGGCGAGCGGCGAGGTCTTCGACACGGTGAAGGCGGGCGGGTTCGTCCACGGCTTCACCTACTCGCACCACGCGGTCGGCGCGGCGGTGGGGCGAGCGGTCCTGGCCAGGCTCAAGGCGGACGACCTGGTCGAGCGGTGCCGAGCCCAGGGTGAGCTGCTTCGAAAGGAGCTGGCGGACGCACTGGCCGACCATCCCATGGTCGGAGACGTCCGGGGCCTGGGCCTCATGGTCGGCGTCGAGCTGGTCCAGGACCGGGACTCGAAGCAGGCGCATCCCCGGTCCGAGCAGGTCACCGAACGCGTCGTGGCGGGGGCGCGGGAGCGCGGGCTGTTGCTGTACTCGAGCACGGGGTGCGCCGACGGCACGAACGGGGACCTGGTCATGCTGGGCCCGCCGTTCACCATCTCCGACCAGGAGCGCGGCCTGTTGGTGGAACGAACGGCCGCCGCGGTCGCCGCCGGCACGAAGCGCCGGTGAGCGACGCCGTCGCGCTGGCCCTGGCCCCGGAAGCCCGCGGGTACGACCACGGTCCCCAGCATCCGCTGCGGCCGGCCCGCGTCCTGCTGACCTGGGACCTCATCCGGGCCTACGGGATCACCGAGCACCAGAACGTCCGCGAGGTGGAGTGCCCGGTGGCCACCGACGACCAGATCGCGCTGGTCCACACCGCCGAGTTCATCGATGCCACCAGGCGGGCCGGGCACGGCGAACGGGGCGACTGGTCGCAGTACGGCTACGGTCCCGGCGACAACCCCATCTTCCGGAACATGCACGAGGCCGCGGCCGCGGTGGTGGGAGCCTCCGTCCAGGCGGCCGACGAGGTGCTGAGCGGCCGGGCGGAGCACGCCTTCAACGCGGCCGGGGGCCTGCACCACGCCATGCCCGCCCGGGCATCGGGGTTCTGCGTGTACGACGACCCTGCCGTGGCCATCCGCTGGCTCCTCGAGCAGGGCGCCGAGCGGGTGGCCTACGTCGACGTGGACGTGCACCACGGCGACGGGCCCCAGGCCATCTTCTGGAACGATCCGCGCGTCCTGACCATCTCCCTCCACGAGTCCGGGCGGTACCTGTTCCCGGGGACGGGCTTCGAGGACGAGCGGGGGGGCGGCGAGGCGGAGGGCACCAAGGTGAACGTTCCCCTGGCGCCGATGACGGGCGACGAGAGCTGGTTGGACGCCTTCCGCCAGAACGTCCCCGAACGGGTGCGAGCCTTCCGCCCGGACGTCCTGGTCACGCAGCTCGGCTGCGACACCCACCGGACCGACCCGCTGGCGCACCTCCAGCTGACCACGGCCGCGTACCGGGAGGCGGCCCGGATGCTGCACGAGCTGGCGCACGACGCCGCGGCCGGCCGGTGGGTGGCCACCGGGGGCGGCGGCTACCAGTGGGCCCGGGTGGTGCCCCGAGCCTGGACCATCTACTTCGCGGAGATGGCCGGAGTCGAGCTGCCGGAG
Coding sequences within it:
- a CDS encoding acetoin utilization protein AcuC translates to MSDAVALALAPEARGYDHGPQHPLRPARVLLTWDLIRAYGITEHQNVREVECPVATDDQIALVHTAEFIDATRRAGHGERGDWSQYGYGPGDNPIFRNMHEAAAAVVGASVQAADEVLSGRAEHAFNAAGGLHHAMPARASGFCVYDDPAVAIRWLLEQGAERVAYVDVDVHHGDGPQAIFWNDPRVLTISLHESGRYLFPGTGFEDERGGGEAEGTKVNVPLAPMTGDESWLDAFRQNVPERVRAFRPDVLVTQLGCDTHRTDPLAHLQLTTAAYREAARMLHELAHDAAAGRWVATGGGGYQWARVVPRAWTIYFAEMAGVELPEAIPEAWLARAEEESGEKLPRELMDPPSSAAERYQW